One region of Gossypium raimondii isolate GPD5lz chromosome 6, ASM2569854v1, whole genome shotgun sequence genomic DNA includes:
- the LOC105773475 gene encoding 3beta-hydroxysteroid-dehydrogenase/decarboxylase isoform X1 has translation MSGEERWCVVTGGRGFAARHLVEMLIKYDMFAVRIADLPSKIDLQSHEENGLLGQALRSGRAQYVSTDLRHKAQVLKALEGVEVVFHMAAPNSSINNYQLQHSVNVQGTKNVIEACTELKVKRLIYTSSPSVVFDGIHAIFNGNESLPYPDKHNDSYSATKALGEALVVKSNGVNGLLTCCIRPSSIFGPGDGLLVPSLVAAARAGKSKFIIGDGNNVYDFTYVENVAHAHICAERALASGGEVAEKAAGKAYFITNLEPIKFWEFVSLILEGLGYQRPKIKIPAIVVMPIAHIVEWTYRLLGPYGMKVPQLTPSRVRILTCSRSFDCSRAKNQIGYTPIVSLEDGLRKTIESFSHLRAECQPKKGGPSKASIYLGRGRVADTLLWKNKRQTLTVLLVMVAIYYNFIARGATILTTVSKLLLFLLIFLFIHGSLPNKILGYTVEKIPASNFHLSEEKSRDVVMSMASSWNGLVNVLKSLCKGKDWILFLKVFFSLLLLSFIGALPFQTIFFIGLPLAFIAFYVYDKKEQEIDAFILETFSMGCKLKSGIARKLVASRKND, from the exons ATGTCGGGCGAGGAGAGATGGTGCGTGGTAACGGGCGGCAGAGGATTCGCCGCTCGTCATTTGGTCgaaatgttaattaaatacGATATGTTCGCTGTTCGAATCGCCGACTTGCCTTCTAAAATTGACCTCCAATCGCACGAGGAGAATGGACTTCTCGGCCAAGCTTTACGGTCCGGTCGTGCTCAGTACGTCTCCACTGATCTTCGCCATAAAGCTCAAGTGCTCAAAG CTTTGGAAGGAGTCGAGGTTGTTTTCCATATGGCGGCTCCTAATTCGTCGATTAATAATTATCAGCTTCAACATTCGGTTAATGTTCAAG GTACTAAAAATGTTATTGAGGCTTGCACTGAACTTAAAGTGAAAAGGCTTATCTATACGAGCTCCCCGAGTGTTGTTTTCGATGGGATTCACGCAATCTTTAATGGGAATGAATCCTTGCCTTATCCAGATAAA cATAATGATTCATACTCAGCTACAAAGGCGTTGGGAGAGGCATTGGTCGTCAAGTCAAATGGAGTTAACGGGCTTCTAACTTGTTGCATACGTCCTAGCAGTATTTTTGGCCCTGGAGATGGGTTGTTGGTTCCATCTTTGGTTGCGGCAGCCAGAGCAGGGAAATCCAAG TTCATAATTGGTGATGGCAACAATGTATATGATTTCACTTATGTTGAGAATGTGGCTCATGCTCATATTTGTGCTGAACGAGCTCTAGCATCTGGAGGAGAAGTTGCAGAAAAAGCTGCAGGGAAG GCGTATTTTATAACCAATTTGGAGCCTATCAAGTTTTGGGAGTTTGTTTCTCTAATACTTGAAGGTCTTGGCTATCAGAG GCCAAAAATAAAGATTCCTGCCATTGTTGTAATGCCAATTGCACATATTGTGGAGTGGACATATCGGCTATTAGGCCCATATGGTATGAAGGTTCCACAGTTGACACCTTCAAGAGTTAGAATTCTGACTTGCAGCAGATCTTTTGATTGTTCGAGAGCAAAGAATCAGATTGGCTATACACCAATTGTCTCACTCGAG GATGGTCTGCGTAAGACAATTGAGTCGTTCTCACACTTGAGAGCTGAATGTCAACCCAAGAAAGGAGGGCCATCTAAAGCTTCAATTTATCTTGGACGGGGGAGGg TTGCCGACACACTACTTTGGAAGAATAAAAGGCAGACATTGACAGTGCTGTTAGTAATGGTTGCAATTTACTACAACTTCATTGCTCGGGGTGCTACCATTCTTACCACAGTTTCAAAGCTTCTCTTGTTTTTactaattttcttgtttatccATGGCAGTTTACCAAATAAAAT ATTGGGATATACAGTAGAGAAAATTCCAGCATCAAATTTCCACTTATCAGAAGAGAAATCACGGGACGTTGTTATGTCGATGGCTTCATCCTGGAACGGTCTTGTTAATGTTTTGAAGTCTCTTTGCAAGGGGAAGGACTGGATACTTTTCCTCAAG gtgtttttttctttactgCTGCTTAGCTTCATTGGAGCCTTACCATTTCAGACTATTTTTTTCATag GACTTCCACTTGCCTTTATAGCTTTCTATGTATATGACAAAAAAGAGCAAGAAATTGATGCTTTCATTCTAGAAACTTTCTCAATGGGATGCAAATTGAAATCTGGTATTGCCAGGAAATTGGTGGCCTCCAGGAAGAATGATTGA
- the LOC105773475 gene encoding 3beta-hydroxysteroid-dehydrogenase/decarboxylase isoform X2 yields the protein MSGEERWCVVTGGRGFAARHLVEMLIKYDMFAVRIADLPSKIDLQSHEENGLLGQALRSGRAQYVSTDLRHKAQVLKALEGVEVVFHMAAPNSSINNYQLQHSVNVQGTKNVIEACTELKVKRLIYTSSPSVVFDGIHAIFNGNESLPYPDKHNDSYSATKALGEALVVKSNGVNGLLTCCIRPSSIFGPGDGLLVPSLVAAARAGKSKFIIGDGNNVYDFTYVENVAHAHICAERALASGGEVAEKAAGKAYFITNLEPIKFWEFVSLILEGLGYQRPKIKIPAIVVMPIAHIVEWTYRLLGPYGMKVPQLTPSRVRILTCSRSFDCSRAKNQIGYTPIVSLEDGLRKTIESFSHLRAECQPKKGGPSKASIYLGRGRVADTLLWKNKRQTLTVLLVMVAIYYNFIARGATILTTVSKLLLFLLIFLFIHGSLPNKILGYTVEKIPASNFHLSEEKSRDVVMSMASSWNGLVNVLKSLCKGKDWILFLKVFFSLLLLSFIGALPFQTIFFIGSYQH from the exons ATGTCGGGCGAGGAGAGATGGTGCGTGGTAACGGGCGGCAGAGGATTCGCCGCTCGTCATTTGGTCgaaatgttaattaaatacGATATGTTCGCTGTTCGAATCGCCGACTTGCCTTCTAAAATTGACCTCCAATCGCACGAGGAGAATGGACTTCTCGGCCAAGCTTTACGGTCCGGTCGTGCTCAGTACGTCTCCACTGATCTTCGCCATAAAGCTCAAGTGCTCAAAG CTTTGGAAGGAGTCGAGGTTGTTTTCCATATGGCGGCTCCTAATTCGTCGATTAATAATTATCAGCTTCAACATTCGGTTAATGTTCAAG GTACTAAAAATGTTATTGAGGCTTGCACTGAACTTAAAGTGAAAAGGCTTATCTATACGAGCTCCCCGAGTGTTGTTTTCGATGGGATTCACGCAATCTTTAATGGGAATGAATCCTTGCCTTATCCAGATAAA cATAATGATTCATACTCAGCTACAAAGGCGTTGGGAGAGGCATTGGTCGTCAAGTCAAATGGAGTTAACGGGCTTCTAACTTGTTGCATACGTCCTAGCAGTATTTTTGGCCCTGGAGATGGGTTGTTGGTTCCATCTTTGGTTGCGGCAGCCAGAGCAGGGAAATCCAAG TTCATAATTGGTGATGGCAACAATGTATATGATTTCACTTATGTTGAGAATGTGGCTCATGCTCATATTTGTGCTGAACGAGCTCTAGCATCTGGAGGAGAAGTTGCAGAAAAAGCTGCAGGGAAG GCGTATTTTATAACCAATTTGGAGCCTATCAAGTTTTGGGAGTTTGTTTCTCTAATACTTGAAGGTCTTGGCTATCAGAG GCCAAAAATAAAGATTCCTGCCATTGTTGTAATGCCAATTGCACATATTGTGGAGTGGACATATCGGCTATTAGGCCCATATGGTATGAAGGTTCCACAGTTGACACCTTCAAGAGTTAGAATTCTGACTTGCAGCAGATCTTTTGATTGTTCGAGAGCAAAGAATCAGATTGGCTATACACCAATTGTCTCACTCGAG GATGGTCTGCGTAAGACAATTGAGTCGTTCTCACACTTGAGAGCTGAATGTCAACCCAAGAAAGGAGGGCCATCTAAAGCTTCAATTTATCTTGGACGGGGGAGGg TTGCCGACACACTACTTTGGAAGAATAAAAGGCAGACATTGACAGTGCTGTTAGTAATGGTTGCAATTTACTACAACTTCATTGCTCGGGGTGCTACCATTCTTACCACAGTTTCAAAGCTTCTCTTGTTTTTactaattttcttgtttatccATGGCAGTTTACCAAATAAAAT ATTGGGATATACAGTAGAGAAAATTCCAGCATCAAATTTCCACTTATCAGAAGAGAAATCACGGGACGTTGTTATGTCGATGGCTTCATCCTGGAACGGTCTTGTTAATGTTTTGAAGTCTCTTTGCAAGGGGAAGGACTGGATACTTTTCCTCAAG gtgtttttttctttactgCTGCTTAGCTTCATTGGAGCCTTACCATTTCAGACTATTTTTTTCATag GGAGTTACCAACACTAA